The Silene latifolia isolate original U9 population chromosome Y, ASM4854445v1, whole genome shotgun sequence sequence TTCTATCGGTCTTCAAAGTTCCGGTAAGTGTGGCAAAAAAGATTAATTCTATTTTGGCACAATTTTGGTGGACGGGATGTAAGATGGGGCATAATATCCACTGGTGTAGCAAAAATTTTCTGAGTCTACCGAAGAGTGCGGGTGGCTTGGGCATACGGAATGTGAAATGTCTTAATCAAGCATTATTGGCTAAACATGGGTGGAGAATCGTTTCTGGAGAGTCATCTCTTTTCTGCAGGCTTTTCAGACAAAAGCTTTTTGGCACTCAAGTGATACAGCCGGGTATGACTCCTATCAGGGGTTCCGGGTGTTCATGGGGTACGCGTAGCATCCTATATGGGCTAACTGTCATTATGGAGAATATGGGGTGGAAGCTTAGTTTTGACTCGAAGATTAATATCTGGACAGCAAGATGGGTGGGGGGAGAGAGGCCGGAGCCTAAAATTGAATGGCTAAACCAAAATAACGGACACCTAGCTAACCTACAGGTACGGAATCTTTTCCAATCCGATGGTAGGTAGAATAAGGTCTTCATCGAAGGCCTGTTCACGGAGGAGTGGGCTACACGGATCCTTGCTATACCGCAATGTGAAATGAGAAGGGACGATAAGGTTTTTTGGCCACTCACAATAACGGGAATCTATACGGTAAAGAGTGGATATGGCTTAATCTTTACAGACTACATGGACAAAGCAGGAACGGTAAAGGACAACAGTAGATTCAGCGATCGAGGACGACTTTTCTGTCGGAAAGTGCTTTGGAAGTTGCTTGTACCACAGATGTGGCAACTTCTCCTCTGGAAAATTATTACTAATGTTCTACCGACCGGGAATGAGTTTGCTAAGCGGAAGATTGAAGCGGATACTTTTTATGGTATGCGTAGAGGAGACCAGCGAAATATGGAAACTCCTGAACACCTCTTTAGGGACTGTGGTTTTTCAGGGAGGATCTGGGCTGGATCGGTTCTAAGCATTCGGGTCGAGGGTGCAGGAGGCATTCCGATTTCTAATTGGATTTGCGACTGGATCCACTATTTGAACAAAAGAGAAGAGGGGACGTACCAGGTGATCCACTTTGTGGCCACGTTGTGGGGCTTATGGACAATGAGGAACAAAATCAAACTCCAGGACCAAGCGGTCAACTCGCATGTGATCACGAATATGGTCTATAATGTCATCGGGGAGAAAGTGCACATCTTGTGTAAATCCCTTGACTCGAGGCAGGTTCGGAATGACTTGCGAAGTGAGGAAGAGGGACCATCCCAAAGGGAAGTTATAGACATTCGAAATGGTCATCCTGTGTGTGTTATAGGTAAGCCGACCGGTTGTACGGTGGTACGTGTTAAAGTGGACGCTAGCTGGAATCAAACCTTTGAGGCGGCTTTCTGGTGGATTGCTTACGATGACACGGGGCAGGAGCTAGGTCGTAGACAGGTACATACCAGAGCTGAATCGCCGCTGTAGGCTGAAGCTCTGGGGATTCGTGATATCGTGGAGTGGGCACGTGAAGAGTGGATTCTTCACCTGGATATTTCATCGGATTGCTTGCAACTTATCAGCCAAATAGCGGGGGTGGACAAAGATAACCACAGGATTACGGGGCTTCTGAAGGACCTTCGGGGTTCTTTTAGtttttttcattgtttatgttttaattttattCCGAGGCAGCTAAATGACCTTGCGCATAGCCTTGCTAAGCAAGCCATGAAACTGTAAAACCTTCATTTAcagctgacaaaaaaaaaatcaattatttAGTTATTGTATAAGCGAATTTTTCAAGTGAAGTAAAAAAATAGCATTTATATGTTGAAAACTACTTTTAAAGTTTCGTCTTAGAAACTCTAATAAAGTAAACGGTAATAATTTCCAAAAATTGATGATATATTTCTTTTTTTCTCTAATCACCACAATTGAAAATGTTGTATCAAAATTGTTGCCTAACCCTCTTTTAAGTCTTAGGGGGTGTTTGCCCTAGCTTTATAAGTGATTTTGTAAATGAAAAATTAAAAGCTAGGCCAAACACCATGTTTTAGGGATTTAAAAAGCACTTTTAAAAggctaaaaaaaataataactacccttagaagtagaagtagtaaataggtgtttctacttctacttctacttttacTAGTATTTTCACAAGAATCAAGAATTTATCACATATATCAAAATAACGAAAAATAATTTTTCTAAAACTTTGGCCAAATGATCACAGTTTTTATGAGAAGTAGTTTATGAAAAAACTCCTTTTAAAAAGGAAAAGCTATTTTAGATAAGCAAGGTCAAACACCCCCTTAATATAAGAAGGGATATTATTTTCAATATAGTGCTTAACAATAAATAACAATACAATAGTTATTATGTGAGACGGTCTGATAGTATAAGACGGTCCATTTATATAGAGATTACTTTTTAATTGATAGCAACAAATGATGCTTTTTTTCTAGATGAAAACCGTCTTATTCTGAAATTTGTGATAAATAACCGAAATAAGGTTCAATTCTAAATAATGAAGGACGTAGGCTTAGTAAAACCTTCCTAGATTGAAGAAAGGAGGGTTAGTAAAAAGTATTTCGAGAGTGTATGAAGAACGGAGGGTTGGAGGAGGGTTAGTAAAACCATCGTAGTCAACATATATGTCCCGATTTTTTTAGAGGAAATAtagttttcttgtttttttgtttttttgtttttttgttttttgttttttgtttttacggttggattatataaaataactaaaaaaatTACACACATTTAAGCTCTATTTCAATCTCAAACTCTAAACAATTTCAAATTAACAAATTCTTATGTGAGACGGTTTTCCACTAAAGTTATTGAAAAACCATCTACTCCGTATCAATTACATAAATGACCTTATGAGACGTAGCTATTAAGAAATTATTTTGATTATTTACTTTGAGTCCCGCTTTAAAAAAACCAATAATACTAGAATGGTAACAAAAGGAACAATAGTAGCGGATGAGTGGCGTGagttgtagtgatagtgatagcaAGATTAGTAAAAAAACAGTATTAGAAATATCGTGTGCGTGTACTACATTAAATTTACAAAATTAGTAAGTAGATTTAGTTTAAAAAAATTAGAGACAATCCCGTAAATTTTCACGGGTATTACACTAGTTAACATAGCATACAACGTGTTCCGTGTATAAAGTTTCTGCAACCCTTCAATTACACGAATATTAAGGAAATTAGGGGCGTACCAATTTTAGAACGAGCATACATATTAGGATTAGAGACTCGTCCGTATGTTCATGCCCAGTCGGTTAGATATTTTTTGATGTGAATTTCTAGTCATAATTTTAACATTATGAACTTCGGTTATATTGTGCTTATCAAAATTTCCACTtgtatacattttttttttcttttctcatatcgAATTTGCAGTATATATGACTCAATAAGGCCACATCATTAAGCACAATTAAGGCTTCTTTGCTTGACTCAATAAGCAAGGCCACATTACTAGGCTCAATTTAGGTCGCAATATTAGGCATAACATAACGTCATATTCTCGATATCTGCTATAGGTagagtctttatgagatgtcacattcacttcaaagAATGGATCAAATTTCAGATTCATTATATTGTTCAACTTTAGGCAGACAAGAATCAATTCGGAAATAATTTTCCCTTAATAAAAACCGCTTTATTCATTTGAAACTCAAATGCGGTTCAAAAAATCGCAGCTGTGAACTTCTAGCCACTAGCATTTACATGTGGACTTCTGGCCACTTGCACTTAACAATATAAATATAATGTATTATTGATGAGACGGTGTTAAAGTATTACACACACCTTTAAAACTTTGAACTTCAGGTCAAACGCATAATATGGACATATGTGCTCATCTTATAACATAGATCTTCTTAAACTTCAGGTCCAAAATTATATAATATATCCTGTCCCCAAAATCTAATCACCGCATATATGGAACTTCGAGTCCAAAGTATTTAAAATTTACAGGACTGATAAATATCTAATAGACACCAATACACCATTAAGAAATCTCTCTTAGTAGATTGTAGAACAAGAATATAAGTGTTAAAATTTGTGTTTTAGTAATTTAAACAATTTTGTGATTTACGGACAAGTACTAAGACAAACATAAATTTTACTTCTAGTTATTACATGGTTcacaaaaaaattaattttaaaaccAATAATCACTCACTACCCACAAAATTCAAAGTGGAAAGAAAAATTAGGAAGGAAACTATTCCTAAGTATTATTGCATGTTGTTTAAATCACGTACCTccatgttgtcaggatcgggattctactttggatcgatagggagggtaggatcgaatcggtagaatcggatcgtagaatcgtaagattctacaaactcacaaATTATAGTTTTTTATTTGTTAAAAACATATCATTGAAGATCAAaatacttatttattaatatttattcataaaatattgataattaatgattttaatattattatatatatgaacatgtttctacaacttacccgaaatttgagttttacgatgtcattatataaaaatatatattaagttTTTTTGCTATGAAATCGGATCATAGGATCGTAAGATCATAGGATCATATTATGATTCTACCTCTAGAAATTTTCAGATgattaggatcgtaagattctacaaccatGATAAAATCGTAagatccaggatcggtcaagcattttttaatcataaaatcgtagaatcgtaggatcgaatcgagattctgacaacaatgcgtACCGCCATAAATTAACAGCAAATAAACATACTTACAAGTCTCTTAGGAGAAAAATAATGGTGTCGTTTAGTTGACACTTTAAAAATACATCAATTCAGAATCTCATGATTTGCAAAAAACATGAGTTATTTGGTTGCCATATTTTTTGGAAAATGGAGGCATTAGTTCACAAGAACTTCCAATGCCTACATGACGCAGGAATTGGCTTACATACTCCCCTCTTGGTCATTGGTAGTTCCCATGAAatttaattcctacatgagcGACATACACTTTTGCTAAATTCACCTGAATTGGATGCGGGAACTTTAATTCCTATGAAATTGAAGTTCCTAGGAAAACTAAATTCCTTGATCAACCAAACGAATCCTATCTCCTTAGATGTTTGAGCCACTGATGGATACTTTAATTAGTAGAATAATAGAATAAGAATTGATATGAATTATATAAAACGTACCTAGATCAGTGAATAATATATAAGATTTAATATGAACCTTCTGATTATCAGATCTGAATTGGCTAAAAATAATAGAATAAGACCTTATATAAACCTCTTGATTATCAAATCTTAATAATAATATGAACAAATACTATTAACTCCTTTTCGCTCAGTCGGTTAAGACTCGTGCTGATAATCTAATAAAGTGTTATGAAATAAAGAGAATAGACAATTGTAGAGAAAAGATAGAATATAAGAGAGACAGATCTATTTTCTTATTCCATTACGAGAGGTATATATACAATACTCCGTACAATAGGATAAAGTTTAAATAAGACAATATATTTTAAATTCCCCTATaatatgatttatataataatatttcaATAATAATCACGAAAATTGCACAGACCACaaaactaattatttattataaacaCAAAAATCCCAAATACAATTCACCAACCAGATCCACCCATTTCTAGGTCAACACTACTttagtttgtttttttatttaaagTCAATGACCACCAATttaaaaaacatactccctcctatccactatattcttccccttttctttttgcacaagaaataagaaagtgaatttggaccacacaaaacacactaccccacatgcaatttaatttggaccacacaaatcaacccaaaaaaggaaatagggaagaaaacacgaataatccgaataaggaaatagggaagaattaatatatataactaaaggaggcttttttttctaCTTATACTATTgccattagaattaggagataattaattatttacaatttttttattataattaggaatataattttcctattagaaatgagaattaattaattattttaccattttcctattagaaataggaaataaattaacaatttattaagactTTTTTTCCctttatactattagaattaggagataataattatttaaattttttctattataatttggaatatgattttcctattagaaatgagaattaattaattattttgcaattttattattagaaacaggaaataaattaattatctacaatttattaatataaaaaattattcattagtatttgttcactttttattaaattagaaggaaaaaaacctttaatatatttataatatccaattttataacaacttccggttaaaaaaatgaggtattatgaggctaaaaggccctatGGCGAAccgggttgtgacaaatgtgcatgcataatacgtactacatggaatttacgcatgtaaagagtaaaatgaacgctgaaatatgtccatacgtcttttgttattgttaatgtcatatataattatacataatacgaagtttatttttcaaatgtcatatgtattctcctactaattttaaagttatttccctcacaaaacacttcaacttctattgatttattattatattatttacattcatttgtcattatataaaagtatattaatcaaaatttaaataagatattcacaaattattgataagtacaaagtttgatatctatttttcaaggagtattaaaagataaagaaagttgctgctaatttgcgaatcgaaatatcatattatgacaaatgagtaaatgttttgaaaaactttattgtgcaattattttacaatttaaagtaaaaatgataccacgagtaataaaatagatttgaatgaggcttgaaggtaaattagatacacttattatagaaatatgtatatggttaagattcaattcaagcaacggttaacattaaaaaaaagtcatgaaaaacacataaaagagTAAGAGTAGTCTaaccctaacatagtgaagaccgtctctctcaaacttttcttctgacaattttacatgcataaaaaacgatactattcaattatatggagcaaactaattattgttgatgctatatattttttttttgtgtaaattgagcacatcatcactatgatttagggagagatacgaattggagaagggtgagacatattctTCGTCATacataatacgatgctttaacaacctttaggcaaaaataaaaaaataaatgaaaaaatttaaccctaaaagggggtcacgtacttgccaactcttaTATAGTTCTCTAACGCATTAAATATTTTCATGaaatttatgacatttatttcatattaataaaaaaatgattatactgcttcgtacaatttgtgatttataactttagctaacttatttgaacttgcacaaatttatatattttaagtgaaaaatattaattataaatatgataaaaataaattttgatctttaatttcctcagagataaaaaaaaatcaaattttgtttcctaataatatactaattaaaggtcataatgtaagaCACGatattacaccacaatctactatttcaatatgtcgatgatcaataCTCAAAATaatgaagggtaatatccgtataaaacccataaactgaaggattataacgcaaattttatacgtgattaatagtcataaacgaaaaacataatgaaacgataaagattaagtaataacctccggtcctagtgcaattcggcaatgagagatcaaagtagatctcctcctaattgttgcacccaagatcgtctgagaaatgcccttgtgctagaatgaatcctctaattgccttgcaatattgagaggattgttttgtgagttttcgttggatgtgagatccgaattttgagaggcaattttctcaaaaccctaataatttttcaAATGAATTatcattaggttacaaaagagagagagctctcttttgttggcatggttcggccaaaccgagtggatcaaggggaagtgggcttccacttcctcttaactttaactcgtggtccggttcgttaattgctaaaacgtatacgacgggtttttaattataaattgtcatcggttatcggtaattaaaacattaactaataacacggattagttgaaatgttaatacatgtccgacaaagacaatattgtataattagtt is a genomic window containing:
- the LOC141628986 gene encoding uncharacterized protein LOC141628986 — encoded protein: MDKAGTVKDNSRFSDRGRLFCRKVLWKLLVPQMWQLLLWKIITNVLPTGNEFAKRKIEADTFYGMRRGDQRNMETPEHLFRDCGFSGRIWAGSVLSIRVEGAGGIPISNWICDWIHYLNKREEGTYQVIHFVATLWGLWTMRNKIKLQDQAVNSHVITNMVYNVIGEKVHILCKSLDSRQVRNDLRSEEEGPSQREVIDIRNGHPVCVIGKPTGCTVVRVKVDASWNQTFEAAFWWIAYDDTGQELGRRQVHTRAESPL